The proteins below are encoded in one region of Fibrella aestuarina BUZ 2:
- a CDS encoding thioredoxin domain-containing protein, whose protein sequence is MNYFFSAALLFIGLCARAQTVSVDTFATQLKQSPAAQLIDVRTPAEFADGHLPGAVNINSQRDDFGQALASLDKSKPVFVYCLSGGRSSRAVTQLRELGYTDVHELKGGYLKWSSRMMPVEGVTRSTAAPQWTQARFDSLTQAQPLVLVDVYAPWCAPCKKMAPIIDKLTQELTGQATIIKLNADTEKPLMAAYKVDELPTLLIFRNGKLADRQTGFRDEAALRTMLK, encoded by the coding sequence ATGAACTACTTCTTTTCCGCCGCCCTATTGTTCATCGGCCTCTGTGCACGGGCGCAGACGGTTTCGGTCGATACGTTTGCGACCCAACTGAAGCAAAGCCCGGCCGCCCAACTGATCGACGTGCGCACGCCCGCCGAGTTTGCCGATGGCCATCTGCCGGGCGCGGTCAACATCAACTCGCAGCGCGACGATTTTGGGCAGGCGCTGGCCTCGCTCGATAAAAGCAAGCCAGTCTTTGTGTATTGCCTGTCGGGCGGGCGGAGCAGCCGGGCCGTGACGCAACTTCGCGAGCTAGGCTACACCGACGTGCATGAACTGAAAGGTGGTTACCTGAAATGGTCGTCGCGGATGATGCCGGTGGAAGGCGTAACCCGCTCGACGGCCGCGCCGCAGTGGACCCAAGCGCGCTTCGACAGCCTCACGCAGGCGCAACCCCTGGTGTTGGTGGATGTATATGCGCCTTGGTGCGCCCCCTGCAAGAAAATGGCGCCCATCATCGACAAGCTCACGCAGGAACTGACCGGGCAGGCGACGATCATCAAGCTAAACGCGGATACGGAAAAGCCCCTGATGGCCGCCTATAAGGTTGATGAATTACCGACCTTATTGATCTTCCGCAACGGCAAGCTAGCCGATCGCCAAACCGGTTTCCGCGACGAAGCCGCGTTACGGACGATGTTGAAGTGA
- a CDS encoding M3 family metallopeptidase — protein sequence MKVTLLLALPVVMTALISGRPALDPPAGNPFFSAYTTPFGVPPFDQIKPEHFEPAIDEGIKQQTAEIATITQQKAAPTFANTVEALEASGDLLRRVNTVLGNLNGANTNDQLQKIAQTVAPKLAKHSDDIMLNPVLFSRVKAVYEQRSKLNLSGDQQRLLEKMYKNFVRNGAALTAEKQERLRKINGELSVLTLKFGQNLLAENNAYTLVIDKQDDLSGLPASVVATAAEEAKRRKLDGKWVFTLQNPSIMPFLQYADNRKLREQLLRAYLERGNHNDERDNKAIMANMVALRAEKAQLLGYDNHAAYVLEESMAQTPAKVAELLNQLWTATVPVAKQEAKELQAIMDKDPAAGGAKLASWDWRYYAEKLRKEKYALDEQELRPYFPLEGVREGIFMLTGRLYGLKFERRTDIPVYHEEATVYEVKEADGRHIGLIYMDFFPRSSKRGGAWMTSYRRQEVENGKKITPVVSIVCNFSKPTGNVPALLTQNEVSTFFHEFGHALHGLLSNVHYGSQSGTSVPRDFVELPSQIMENWAVEPEMLKLFAKHYQTGAVIPDALVDKIKQSSLFNQGFETSEYLAASLLDMSYHTLKPGQTPTDVLAFEKQAMDKIGLIDQIPPRYRSTYFQHIFSGGYSAGYYSYIWSAVLDADAFEVFKQKGLFDPKSAQSFRKNVLERGGTEDPMTLYRKFRGAEPDIKPLLRRRGLLKAI from the coding sequence ATGAAAGTCACTCTTCTCCTCGCGTTACCTGTTGTGATGACTGCGCTCATATCGGGGCGACCGGCCCTGGACCCTCCGGCCGGAAACCCATTCTTTTCCGCTTACACCACGCCCTTTGGGGTGCCCCCCTTCGATCAGATCAAGCCCGAGCATTTCGAGCCGGCCATTGACGAAGGCATCAAGCAACAAACGGCCGAAATCGCCACCATTACCCAGCAGAAGGCGGCGCCCACGTTTGCCAACACGGTCGAAGCGCTCGAAGCCAGTGGCGATCTGCTCCGCCGGGTGAACACGGTGCTGGGCAACCTCAACGGCGCCAACACCAACGATCAGTTGCAGAAGATCGCCCAGACGGTCGCGCCCAAACTGGCCAAACACAGCGACGATATTATGCTGAATCCGGTTTTGTTCAGCCGGGTAAAGGCCGTTTATGAGCAACGCAGCAAGCTCAACCTGTCGGGCGATCAGCAGCGGTTGCTCGAAAAAATGTACAAGAATTTCGTTCGGAACGGGGCTGCCCTGACGGCTGAGAAGCAGGAACGGCTGCGGAAAATCAACGGTGAACTGTCGGTACTGACGCTGAAATTCGGTCAGAATCTGCTCGCCGAAAACAACGCCTACACGCTCGTCATCGACAAGCAGGACGACTTGAGCGGCCTGCCTGCTTCGGTGGTGGCTACCGCCGCCGAGGAAGCCAAAAGGCGGAAGCTGGACGGCAAGTGGGTATTTACGCTCCAGAACCCGAGCATCATGCCGTTCCTGCAATACGCCGACAACCGGAAGCTGCGCGAACAACTCCTGCGGGCGTACCTGGAACGGGGCAACCATAACGACGAGCGCGACAACAAAGCCATCATGGCCAACATGGTCGCCCTGCGCGCCGAAAAGGCACAACTGCTGGGCTACGATAACCACGCGGCCTATGTGCTGGAAGAAAGCATGGCCCAAACGCCGGCCAAAGTTGCCGAGCTACTGAATCAGCTCTGGACGGCGACGGTGCCCGTGGCCAAGCAGGAAGCCAAGGAGTTGCAGGCGATCATGGATAAAGACCCGGCGGCGGGCGGTGCCAAACTGGCCAGCTGGGACTGGCGCTATTATGCCGAAAAGCTCCGCAAAGAAAAGTACGCCCTCGATGAGCAGGAACTGCGCCCCTACTTCCCGCTGGAAGGCGTGCGGGAAGGCATCTTCATGCTGACCGGGCGCCTCTATGGCCTGAAGTTCGAGCGCCGCACCGACATTCCGGTCTACCACGAAGAGGCGACGGTCTACGAAGTGAAAGAAGCCGACGGGCGACATATCGGCCTGATCTACATGGATTTCTTTCCCCGGTCGAGCAAGCGCGGTGGGGCCTGGATGACCAGCTACCGGCGGCAGGAAGTCGAGAACGGTAAGAAAATCACGCCCGTCGTGTCCATCGTCTGTAACTTCTCGAAACCCACCGGCAACGTACCTGCGCTGCTGACGCAGAACGAGGTCAGCACGTTTTTTCACGAATTCGGCCACGCCCTGCACGGCTTGCTGTCGAATGTGCACTACGGCAGTCAGTCAGGTACGTCGGTGCCGCGCGACTTTGTGGAGCTGCCCTCGCAGATTATGGAAAACTGGGCCGTGGAGCCGGAGATGCTGAAACTGTTTGCCAAGCATTACCAGACGGGCGCCGTCATTCCTGATGCGCTGGTGGATAAGATCAAGCAGAGCAGCCTGTTCAACCAAGGTTTCGAAACGAGCGAATACCTCGCCGCGTCCCTGCTCGATATGTCGTACCATACGCTGAAACCCGGCCAAACGCCCACCGACGTGCTGGCCTTCGAGAAACAGGCCATGGACAAAATCGGCCTGATCGATCAGATTCCGCCGCGTTACCGGAGCACCTATTTCCAGCACATCTTCTCGGGTGGCTATTCGGCGGGTTACTACAGCTACATCTGGTCGGCGGTGCTCGATGCTGATGCGTTCGAAGTGTTCAAGCAGAAGGGGTTGTTCGATCCCAAATCGGCGCAGTCGTTCCGCAAAAACGTGCTCGAACGCGGTGGCACCGAAGACCCCATGACGCTCTACCGCAAATTCCGCGGCGCCGAACCCGACATCAAGCCTCTGCTCCGTCGGCGCGGCCTGCTGAAAGCGATCTAG
- a CDS encoding ABC transporter permease: MSPSPQPPRWADRLLEWFVAPHRLEALQGDLHEEFTWQAERIGERRARWRYWRDVLGFVRPYVIKRNPGAYTSPSLLSPVMLRNYLKTAWRSLVSNRFYSLINMTGLTAGLAVGILILLWVQDELSFDRFYPKADAIYRLENWAGTGDSRQIWTTTVAPIAEMGKRELPEIKEGVRLAHNSSFTLFKYRDKVINEEHTTFADPSLFSVFDLPLLQGNPANPFPDNQSIVLTESTARRYFGSESPLGKVLTVDKTNAFRVSGIIRDFPRNSSIQADMVLPMALWFDTMYRTQADGLTRDNDFRTFNYQTYLLLQPGTSVERLANKLRTIHLRNKPDDTDLTYLLQPLPDMHLYRADGSVGGIETVRMFSIIALLILAIACINYVNLATARALLRSKEISMRKIVGAARGQLFLQFLVETALLFTLAAVVAIGLIYALLPLYNEVSGKALVLDFTDSSIWLLIGATITSTLLASSIYPALLLSSFEPLKALKGRVAGRLSEAVFRKALVVVQFAVSVILIAGTFIISNQLDYIRSKELGYDKTHVFGFFMRDMSAHYEAVKADLLKQPGITAVTRASANIVNLDGQTGDNAWDGKQPGETMFMRPVAIDKDFTAFFNMKLVAGTSFTGTPADSLHVILNETAVKTARIRNPIGKRFRLWKRWGTIVGVVKDFHFASMRQKIEPAIFFYQPDEMGAIYVKTTGNQAEQAIAAVQRSWTRYNADFPFSYTFLDDSFNSLYRAEQQSGLLFNVFASMAILISCLGLLGLATYTAQVRTREIGVRKVLGASVLGIIQLLAKDFIKLVLIGVLIAVPVAWWAMSQWLQSFAYRIDLHWWVFAGAGLLAMLIALLTVSYQSIRAALMDPVRSLRTE, encoded by the coding sequence ATGAGCCCGTCCCCCCAACCGCCCCGCTGGGCCGACCGCCTGCTCGAATGGTTTGTGGCTCCGCACCGCCTCGAAGCGCTGCAAGGCGACCTGCACGAAGAGTTTACCTGGCAGGCCGAGCGCATTGGCGAACGCCGGGCGCGCTGGCGCTACTGGCGCGACGTGCTGGGCTTCGTCAGGCCCTACGTCATTAAACGCAACCCCGGCGCCTATACATCCCCCTCCTTACTGAGTCCCGTTATGCTACGAAACTATTTGAAAACCGCCTGGCGTAGCCTGGTCAGCAACCGGTTCTATTCGCTCATCAACATGACGGGCCTTACCGCCGGGCTGGCCGTGGGCATCCTGATTCTGCTCTGGGTGCAGGATGAACTGAGCTTCGACCGGTTCTACCCGAAAGCCGACGCCATCTACCGCCTCGAAAACTGGGCGGGCACTGGTGATAGCCGCCAAATATGGACCACGACCGTGGCACCTATCGCCGAGATGGGTAAACGCGAGCTACCCGAGATCAAAGAGGGTGTTCGGCTAGCGCATAACAGCAGCTTCACGCTGTTCAAATACCGCGACAAGGTCATCAATGAGGAACACACGACCTTTGCCGATCCGAGCCTGTTTTCCGTGTTCGACCTGCCGCTGCTTCAGGGTAATCCGGCCAACCCCTTTCCCGATAACCAGTCCATCGTGCTCACGGAAAGTACGGCGCGGCGGTATTTCGGTTCAGAAAGTCCCCTCGGGAAAGTGCTGACGGTCGACAAGACCAACGCTTTTCGGGTCAGCGGCATCATCCGGGATTTTCCCCGCAATTCAAGCATTCAGGCCGATATGGTGCTGCCGATGGCCCTGTGGTTCGACACCATGTACCGGACGCAGGCCGACGGGCTGACCCGAGACAACGATTTTCGCACGTTCAACTACCAGACGTACCTGCTGCTTCAGCCCGGTACGTCGGTTGAGCGGCTGGCCAATAAGCTGCGGACCATCCACCTCCGCAACAAGCCCGACGATACCGACCTGACGTACCTGTTGCAACCCCTGCCCGATATGCACCTGTACCGGGCCGACGGCTCGGTGGGAGGCATCGAAACGGTGCGGATGTTCTCGATCATCGCCCTCCTGATTCTGGCCATCGCCTGCATCAACTACGTCAACCTGGCCACGGCGCGGGCGTTGCTGCGGTCGAAGGAAATCAGCATGCGTAAGATTGTGGGTGCGGCCCGTGGGCAGCTGTTTCTGCAATTTCTGGTCGAAACGGCGCTGCTCTTCACGCTGGCCGCCGTCGTGGCGATTGGCCTGATCTACGCGCTGCTGCCACTCTACAACGAGGTGTCGGGCAAGGCGCTCGTGCTTGACTTCACCGACTCGTCGATCTGGCTGCTGATCGGTGCCACCATCACCAGCACGCTACTGGCGTCGAGCATTTACCCGGCCCTGTTGCTGTCGTCGTTCGAGCCGCTGAAGGCGTTAAAGGGGCGGGTGGCCGGGCGGCTGAGCGAGGCGGTTTTCCGGAAGGCGCTGGTGGTGGTTCAGTTTGCCGTATCGGTCATCCTGATTGCGGGAACGTTTATCATCAGCAATCAACTGGACTACATCCGCTCGAAAGAGCTGGGCTACGACAAAACGCACGTGTTTGGGTTCTTCATGCGCGACATGAGTGCGCACTACGAAGCCGTCAAAGCCGATCTGCTCAAGCAACCCGGCATTACGGCGGTGACCCGCGCCAGCGCCAACATCGTCAATCTGGACGGGCAGACCGGCGATAACGCGTGGGACGGCAAGCAGCCCGGCGAAACCATGTTCATGCGGCCCGTCGCGATCGACAAGGACTTTACCGCGTTCTTCAACATGAAACTGGTGGCGGGTACCAGCTTTACCGGTACACCCGCCGATTCGCTGCACGTGATTCTGAACGAAACCGCCGTGAAAACCGCCCGCATCCGCAACCCGATCGGCAAACGCTTTCGCCTCTGGAAACGCTGGGGCACCATCGTGGGCGTGGTAAAAGACTTTCATTTCGCGTCGATGCGTCAGAAGATCGAACCAGCTATTTTCTTCTACCAGCCGGATGAGATGGGCGCGATCTACGTAAAAACGACGGGCAACCAGGCGGAGCAGGCCATTGCTGCCGTGCAACGGTCGTGGACCCGATACAACGCCGACTTCCCCTTCAGCTATACCTTTCTCGACGATTCGTTCAACAGCCTCTACCGCGCCGAGCAACAGTCGGGGCTGCTCTTCAACGTGTTTGCTTCGATGGCCATTCTTATTTCGTGCCTCGGTTTGCTGGGGCTGGCAACCTACACCGCTCAGGTACGTACCCGCGAGATCGGTGTGCGCAAGGTGCTGGGGGCGAGTGTGCTGGGGATCATTCAACTGCTGGCCAAGGACTTTATCAAACTGGTGCTCATCGGCGTGCTCATTGCCGTGCCTGTCGCCTGGTGGGCCATGAGCCAGTGGTTACAAAGCTTCGCCTACCGCATCGACCTGCACTGGTGGGTATTTGCCGGGGCGGGGCTGCTGGCTATGCTCATCGCCCTGCTGACGGTGTCGTACCAGAGTATCCGCGCCGCCCTGATGGATCCGGTCCGAAGTTTGCGAACGGAATAA
- a CDS encoding ABC transporter permease has protein sequence MLQNYITIAWRNLLRRKVYAALNIVGLAVGLTFFCLIGSYVWGEYQVNQSLRNADRQCLIQSRWKQENMGMDITSLAPIGPALRATYPQLVANYYRFHGVSATLSKGANHFRESMQIGDSTLLTMYGFRLLQGNPRTALAAPNAIVLTATKAQKLFGRADVLNQLVTIETPQGGKQELLVTGVLDELPPNSVSNLLAEANEVFLSPGSLASFGADLTVWANPYIVNYIELQPGVTPQDLVKPMAQLIATNAPAELAQNLTAYVTPLTDYYLQSNNGLVHKMIVTLSLVAVFILLMAVVNFVNLATGSSAVRLREIGVRKALGGLRQQLTAQFLIEAMVLTGLAAVLAVGLYVALRPVFDQVVGKPLPALSALPWRYGWLLPVLVLLVGALAGSYPALYLSAYSSVDSLKGKSRSESVLFRRGLVTLQFAIAVFVFVGAVVVSRQVTFFFNTDLGFKKEAVLTVSSLPRNWSPEGVARMEAARDRFARLPGIQAASLSYEIPNGNVGNSANLFPEGRDSTQAVSVKLMTTDEQYAQTYQITLKGGRYFHQGRAGSDSTSVVLNEASIKTLGYPTTEAALGQAVRMQGDPRRYTIRGVVQNFHVGTLHKAIDPLAIVHLQSRPLYRFFSFRLATGNPRPTIDRMEQTWREQFPDAPFDYAFMDQTLAKLYKTELQMEKAAYVATALALLIVLLGVAGLVSLSVARRTKEVGIRKVLGASVPGIVVLFLNEYVWMLLLANLLAWPVAYWAVSGWLADYAYHTPIGWQPFVGVALLLALITAILIGLQVVKTALVNPIKSLRTE, from the coding sequence ATGCTTCAGAACTACATCACGATCGCCTGGCGAAACCTGCTCCGGCGCAAAGTCTACGCCGCCCTCAACATCGTCGGGCTGGCCGTTGGCCTCACCTTTTTTTGCCTGATTGGCAGCTACGTCTGGGGCGAATACCAGGTAAACCAATCCCTGCGCAACGCCGACCGCCAATGCCTGATTCAGAGTCGCTGGAAACAGGAGAACATGGGGATGGACATCACCTCGCTGGCCCCGATCGGTCCGGCCTTGCGGGCGACGTACCCACAGCTCGTAGCGAACTACTACCGTTTCCACGGTGTCAGTGCCACCCTCTCGAAAGGAGCTAATCACTTCCGGGAGTCCATGCAGATCGGCGACTCCACGCTGCTGACCATGTACGGCTTCAGGCTACTACAGGGAAACCCCCGCACGGCCCTCGCCGCGCCCAACGCCATCGTGCTGACGGCGACTAAAGCCCAGAAACTGTTTGGCCGGGCCGATGTGTTGAACCAACTGGTGACCATCGAAACGCCACAGGGCGGCAAGCAGGAACTGCTGGTGACGGGGGTGCTCGACGAACTGCCGCCCAATTCGGTATCGAACCTGCTGGCCGAAGCCAACGAGGTGTTTCTGTCGCCGGGGAGCTTGGCCAGTTTCGGGGCCGACCTGACCGTCTGGGCCAACCCCTACATTGTCAACTACATCGAACTTCAGCCGGGCGTGACGCCGCAGGACCTGGTCAAACCGATGGCGCAACTCATCGCCACCAACGCCCCCGCCGAACTGGCTCAAAACCTGACGGCCTACGTCACGCCCCTGACCGACTATTACCTGCAAAGCAACAACGGACTGGTGCACAAGATGATCGTGACGCTGTCCCTGGTGGCCGTCTTCATTCTCCTGATGGCGGTCGTCAACTTCGTGAACCTCGCCACGGGCAGTTCGGCGGTACGGCTGCGCGAAATTGGCGTGCGGAAGGCGCTGGGCGGGCTGCGGCAGCAACTGACGGCCCAATTCCTGATCGAGGCGATGGTGCTGACCGGGTTGGCGGCGGTGCTGGCCGTGGGGCTCTACGTAGCACTGCGCCCCGTGTTCGACCAGGTGGTGGGTAAACCGCTGCCCGCCCTGAGCGCCTTGCCATGGCGGTACGGCTGGCTGCTGCCCGTGCTGGTGTTGCTGGTAGGCGCGCTGGCGGGTAGCTACCCCGCCCTCTATCTGTCGGCCTATTCGTCGGTTGATTCGCTCAAGGGAAAAAGCCGCTCGGAGAGCGTTCTGTTTCGGCGGGGGCTGGTGACGCTTCAGTTTGCTATCGCCGTGTTTGTCTTTGTGGGGGCCGTGGTGGTCTCGCGGCAGGTGACGTTCTTCTTCAACACCGATCTAGGTTTCAAGAAAGAAGCCGTCCTGACGGTGTCGTCGCTGCCCCGCAATTGGTCGCCCGAGGGGGTGGCGCGGATGGAAGCCGCCCGCGACCGCTTTGCCCGGTTGCCGGGTATTCAGGCGGCGAGTCTGTCGTACGAAATCCCGAACGGCAACGTGGGCAACAGCGCCAACCTCTTCCCGGAAGGGCGCGACTCCACGCAGGCGGTGAGTGTGAAGCTGATGACCACCGACGAACAGTACGCGCAAACCTACCAGATTACCCTCAAAGGCGGTCGCTACTTCCATCAGGGCCGGGCCGGCTCCGATTCGACCAGCGTTGTGCTCAACGAAGCGAGCATCAAAACGCTGGGTTACCCGACGACCGAGGCGGCGCTGGGGCAGGCGGTCCGGATGCAGGGTGATCCACGCCGCTACACCATCCGCGGCGTTGTTCAGAATTTCCACGTTGGCACCCTGCACAAGGCAATCGATCCGCTAGCCATCGTGCACCTTCAAAGTCGGCCCCTGTACCGGTTCTTCTCGTTCCGGCTGGCGACGGGCAACCCCCGGCCTACCATCGACCGGATGGAACAAACCTGGCGCGAACAGTTCCCCGACGCGCCCTTCGACTATGCCTTTATGGATCAGACGCTGGCGAAGCTGTACAAAACCGAGCTTCAGATGGAAAAAGCCGCGTATGTCGCCACGGCACTGGCCTTGCTGATTGTGCTGCTGGGCGTAGCGGGACTGGTGTCGCTGAGCGTTGCCCGCCGGACCAAAGAGGTCGGTATTCGGAAGGTACTAGGCGCGTCGGTGCCCGGTATCGTCGTATTGTTCCTGAACGAATACGTCTGGATGCTGCTGCTTGCGAACCTGCTCGCCTGGCCGGTCGCCTACTGGGCCGTCTCGGGCTGGCTGGCCGATTACGCCTACCACACCCCCATCGGCTGGCAGCCCTTCGTGGGGGTGGCGCTGCTGCTGGCGCTCATCACGGCCATACTCATTGGGCTACAGGTGGTTAAAACGGCCTTGGTAAATCCAATAAAGAGCCTCCGGACGGAATAA
- a CDS encoding cupin domain-containing protein: MEPNSLTVLDLGDLTQAVTTYTNLSLAAVNDHVVKVSVMTEPYHWHYHPNSDETFIMIEGVLLIDLETETIELQPGQLVTIPKNRIHRTRPKGERSVNLTVEHSDIETVSVDGAGL, from the coding sequence ATGGAGCCCAATTCGCTTACCGTACTTGACCTTGGCGACCTAACGCAGGCGGTTACGACGTACACCAACCTGTCGCTGGCGGCGGTCAATGACCATGTCGTGAAGGTGAGCGTGATGACTGAACCCTATCACTGGCATTACCACCCCAATTCGGATGAGACGTTCATCATGATCGAAGGCGTTTTGCTCATCGATCTGGAAACGGAAACGATCGAGTTGCAGCCCGGCCAACTCGTCACAATTCCCAAAAATAGGATCCACAGAACCCGCCCCAAAGGTGAGCGATCAGTCAACCTCACCGTCGAGCATAGCGATATCGAAACGGTAAGTGTGGATGGTGCGGGTTTGTGA
- a CDS encoding ABC transporter permease: MLRNYITIAWRNLWKHKLFTFINIVGLASGLMVCLLAMAHIRGAFTYDTFHANRARIVRLQTEVTDKNNDVWPYATSPMPLADVLKRDYGLVDETARLMRTYGEITGNTRRLQLLSYAVDPSFFHLFSYPLAQGQPATQPGTVVITQQTAARFFGTANPIGQVLTQEGMPPAVVTGILAEMPTPSHLRFDLLFSLAPSTQTQQPGVFQDWRAYQAGYTYALLKPGATAAQLEAVLPTLTGRVLRNLSFQHEKGYSLQVQPLTGLSPSYNELMLGTYEPQIGGLLVELGVGLLTLLMAAFNYINLTLARSLARAREVGIRKVAGALRWQLLGQFMAESVILSLLALGLATLLLEWVRPMAFVQQWMLGALPWDVTLWGVFVLFSVGVGLLAGFVPARVLSGFQPAQVLRSHTGLRVIRGISLRKALIVAQFSISLVAMIALLTMIRQMDYMATADYGFRRDRILNLPLNAGTANRLAGELGRRAGVERVTFTSGLFGSYGSQNQVKRQRNGPDSMQTFTWSVDNQFVPAMNLQLLAGQNLPPLSADSLGRQVLLNEEAVRAFRLGDPREAVGQTLWLNDSTDVRIVGVLRDFRFTTFSWTIKPLLLRTQPADFRYLSVAVAAGAEASVMAAAQRTWKRVNPYDPFAGQWYDDFLRERHRHDEDTDFMSLLLGLAFSIAGLGLFGMVNYTTQTRLKEIGIRKVMGAGVAQIVWLLSRGFVQWLALAAAIALPLGYLAGYSILIMFAYHVTLGLETLGVCLGVLLLIGSLTISGQTYRAAQMNPVKSLRSE, from the coding sequence ATGCTACGCAACTACATCACGATCGCCTGGCGAAACCTGTGGAAACACAAGCTGTTTACCTTTATCAATATCGTCGGGCTGGCGTCGGGGCTGATGGTGTGTCTGCTGGCGATGGCGCATATCCGGGGCGCGTTTACGTATGACACGTTTCACGCCAACCGGGCGCGGATCGTGCGGTTACAAACGGAAGTAACCGACAAGAACAACGACGTATGGCCGTACGCTACCTCGCCCATGCCGCTGGCCGACGTACTGAAACGCGACTACGGCCTGGTGGACGAAACGGCCCGGCTGATGCGTACCTACGGCGAGATAACGGGCAATACCCGGCGGCTGCAACTGCTGAGCTACGCCGTTGACCCTTCCTTTTTCCACCTCTTCAGCTACCCACTGGCGCAGGGCCAACCCGCCACCCAGCCCGGCACGGTAGTGATCACGCAGCAGACCGCCGCCCGGTTTTTTGGTACGGCTAACCCCATTGGGCAGGTGCTGACGCAGGAAGGCATGCCCCCGGCCGTGGTGACGGGTATTCTGGCCGAGATGCCGACCCCTTCGCACCTCCGCTTCGACCTGCTGTTTTCGCTGGCCCCATCGACGCAGACACAACAGCCCGGCGTCTTTCAGGACTGGCGCGCCTATCAGGCGGGGTATACCTACGCGCTGCTGAAACCGGGTGCCACGGCGGCCCAACTCGAAGCTGTCCTGCCCACCCTGACGGGCCGCGTCCTGCGGAACCTGTCGTTCCAGCACGAAAAAGGCTACAGCCTTCAGGTACAACCGCTAACCGGGCTATCGCCATCCTACAACGAGCTGATGCTGGGGACCTACGAACCTCAAATCGGCGGGCTGCTGGTCGAACTGGGCGTGGGGCTGCTGACCTTGCTCATGGCGGCGTTCAATTACATCAACCTTACGTTGGCCCGCTCGCTGGCCCGCGCCCGCGAGGTGGGTATCCGAAAAGTGGCCGGGGCGCTACGTTGGCAATTGCTGGGGCAGTTTATGGCCGAATCGGTGATTTTGTCGCTGCTGGCGCTCGGGCTGGCGACCCTGCTGCTCGAATGGGTGCGACCGATGGCGTTCGTGCAGCAGTGGATGCTGGGTGCCTTGCCGTGGGACGTTACCCTCTGGGGCGTATTTGTGCTCTTCAGCGTGGGGGTGGGGCTGCTGGCCGGGTTCGTACCGGCGCGGGTGCTGTCGGGTTTCCAACCGGCGCAGGTGTTACGGAGCCATACGGGCCTGCGGGTCATCCGGGGTATTTCGTTGCGTAAAGCGCTGATCGTGGCCCAGTTCTCCATTTCGCTCGTGGCGATGATCGCCCTGCTGACGATGATACGACAGATGGACTACATGGCTACCGCCGACTACGGGTTCCGCCGCGACCGCATCCTGAACCTGCCGCTCAACGCCGGCACGGCCAACCGGCTCGCGGGCGAACTGGGCCGGCGGGCGGGCGTTGAGCGCGTAACGTTTACGTCGGGCCTGTTTGGGTCATACGGTAGCCAGAATCAGGTAAAGAGGCAGCGCAACGGCCCCGATTCCATGCAGACGTTCACCTGGTCGGTTGACAACCAGTTTGTGCCCGCCATGAACCTCCAACTGCTGGCGGGCCAGAACCTGCCCCCGCTGAGCGCCGATTCGTTGGGGCGGCAGGTGCTGCTCAACGAAGAGGCCGTGCGGGCGTTCAGGCTGGGTGACCCGCGCGAGGCGGTGGGGCAGACGCTCTGGCTCAACGACAGCACCGACGTGCGCATCGTGGGCGTGCTGCGCGATTTCCGATTCACCACGTTTTCGTGGACAATCAAGCCGCTGCTGCTACGTACCCAGCCCGCCGATTTCCGCTACCTGAGCGTGGCGGTGGCCGCCGGTGCCGAAGCCAGCGTGATGGCCGCGGCCCAACGTACCTGGAAACGGGTAAATCCCTACGATCCCTTTGCGGGCCAGTGGTATGACGACTTCCTGCGGGAGCGGCACCGGCATGATGAAGACACCGATTTCATGAGCCTGTTGCTCGGGCTGGCGTTTTCCATTGCGGGGCTGGGGCTGTTTGGCATGGTGAACTACACCACCCAGACGCGCCTGAAGGAAATCGGCATCCGGAAGGTGATGGGCGCGGGCGTGGCGCAGATCGTCTGGCTGCTCTCGCGGGGGTTTGTACAGTGGCTGGCGCTGGCGGCGGCGATTGCCCTGCCGTTGGGTTACCTGGCGGGCTATTCCATCCTCATCATGTTTGCCTACCACGTCACGCTCGGCCTCGAAACGCTGGGTGTCTGTCTGGGTGTTCTGCTGCTGATCGGCAGCCTGACCATCAGCGGCCAAACCTACCGGGCCGCGCAGATGAACCCGGTCAAAAGCCTGCGTAGCGAGTAG
- a CDS encoding PadR family transcriptional regulator, with protein MKRTYLGEFEEIVLLLVAAFDGEAYGVGLTHKLNEQTDRSARLSQVHAALHRLEEKGMVASRLGDPTPERGGRRKLLFTVTAYGYRTLQDIKTVRAQLWDDVPATPKLATSL; from the coding sequence ATGAAGCGAACGTACCTGGGCGAGTTTGAAGAGATTGTGTTGCTGCTGGTGGCGGCGTTCGACGGCGAGGCCTACGGCGTGGGCCTTACCCACAAACTAAACGAACAAACCGACCGCTCGGCGCGCCTCAGTCAGGTGCACGCGGCCCTGCATCGCCTGGAAGAAAAAGGCATGGTGGCTTCCCGGCTGGGCGATCCCACACCCGAGCGGGGCGGGCGGCGGAAGCTGCTGTTTACCGTAACGGCCTACGGCTACCGAACCTTGCAGGATATCAAAACCGTACGGGCCCAACTGTGGGACGACGTACCCGCCACGCCTAAACTCGCCACCAGCCTATGA